A window from Proteiniborus ethanoligenes encodes these proteins:
- a CDS encoding sensor histidine kinase, with protein sequence MGDKANKLKYTPSTLCGILTSSVDSQKYNIFKELALEILGDKGCFIFAYNTEVDLIYSEKRIKDWSIDYSRFVKSGQIIPVSTDEYLKDGTIDIQHVYSYYCNLIDKCKEKGHEKILIYGTRNKFYEGKLTFEKSYEFHNAIKKIAMGKGVMILTNFFLDEFSEEYFYSLMYLYDKFLLYDSSKVYIYKPNSFTEIEVLFRYVKSIFTDRMLLHRENKKLELLNELILDSSYRNTTDDLLDTLLVKISEITSIDFGCIMKITDNFLVKENILGRYKLPPGYEEELDRHKLKLDEIVIFSNNRVTIQSSEDFEEPILNCIYKKYNIKTFVSIPIKSKNNSVIGIMFLFSSKDSKSIYEHIHFLEAVGSTLWALIQKQKLQEDYQKSISRTEKLKALGELAGGIAHDFNNLLTTILGFSQIALSQELSPDLKEYMNIIYKSALDGKNIVERILSFNRKQFNHKKDIYSINSIVESSIEMAKPRWKNYYESCGNSLVIIKELKSNSKILCVDHEIREVIINLLSNAMDAMESGGTLTIKTYDENNKAVIEIGDTGPGIPEEVREEIFEPYYSTKGAKGTGLGLCIVKEIVEEHNGIVEIESGSGCGTIFKLYFDGILRSTKSNNVVKAEMSIDVEKELKVLVIDDISQVGDTIVRMLSTLKVDADLEITSSDVMARLLQKKYDIIICDLAMPDPNGIGLSKKVKAQYPDVKFIIITGWPSELMSKNYESVDYVLTKPCTLEDLAKAIKSVT encoded by the coding sequence GTGGGTGATAAAGCTAACAAACTTAAATACACACCCAGTACTTTATGCGGAATATTGACCTCAAGTGTAGATAGCCAAAAATACAATATATTTAAAGAATTAGCCTTAGAAATATTAGGGGACAAGGGATGCTTTATTTTTGCTTATAATACAGAAGTAGATTTGATTTACAGCGAAAAAAGAATTAAGGACTGGAGCATTGATTATAGTAGATTCGTTAAAAGCGGTCAAATTATACCAGTTTCAACGGATGAATATCTAAAGGATGGTACTATAGATATTCAGCATGTATACAGTTATTACTGTAATTTAATAGACAAATGTAAGGAAAAAGGACATGAAAAAATATTAATCTATGGAACTAGAAACAAATTTTACGAAGGTAAATTAACCTTTGAAAAGTCTTATGAGTTCCATAATGCAATTAAAAAAATTGCAATGGGAAAAGGGGTTATGATATTAACCAATTTCTTTTTAGATGAATTTAGTGAAGAATATTTCTATAGCTTGATGTATTTATATGATAAGTTTTTATTATACGATTCTAGTAAGGTATATATATATAAACCTAATAGCTTTACTGAGATAGAAGTGCTTTTTAGATACGTTAAGAGTATTTTTACTGATAGGATGCTGCTTCACAGAGAAAATAAAAAGCTAGAGCTACTGAATGAGTTAATACTAGACTCTTCATATAGGAATACTACGGATGATTTATTAGATACTTTATTAGTTAAAATATCTGAGATTACTAGTATAGATTTTGGCTGTATAATGAAGATTACAGATAACTTTTTAGTTAAGGAAAATATACTAGGAAGATATAAACTGCCTCCCGGATATGAAGAAGAGTTGGATAGACATAAACTCAAGCTTGATGAAATTGTTATATTTTCAAATAATAGAGTGACTATACAATCAAGCGAGGATTTTGAAGAACCTATACTAAATTGTATTTATAAAAAATATAATATAAAAACCTTTGTAAGCATACCTATTAAATCAAAAAACAATTCTGTTATTGGTATTATGTTTCTTTTCTCTAGTAAAGATAGTAAAAGCATATACGAGCATATACACTTTTTAGAGGCTGTAGGTAGCACTCTTTGGGCACTCATTCAGAAACAGAAGCTACAGGAGGATTACCAGAAGAGTATTAGCAGAACTGAAAAGCTAAAGGCTTTAGGGGAACTGGCTGGAGGAATAGCCCATGATTTTAACAATCTTTTAACCACCATATTAGGCTTTTCTCAAATTGCTTTATCTCAAGAGCTAAGTCCTGACTTGAAGGAGTATATGAATATTATCTATAAGTCTGCTTTAGATGGGAAAAATATAGTAGAAAGGATATTAAGCTTTAATAGAAAGCAGTTTAACCATAAAAAAGATATATATTCCATAAACTCTATAGTTGAAAGCAGTATAGAGATGGCAAAACCTAGATGGAAAAATTATTATGAATCCTGCGGAAATAGTCTAGTAATAATAAAAGAACTAAAATCTAATAGTAAAATACTTTGTGTAGATCATGAAATTAGAGAAGTGATAATAAACCTACTTTCAAATGCTATGGATGCTATGGAAAGTGGTGGTACACTAACAATAAAAACCTATGATGAGAATAATAAGGCTGTAATTGAAATAGGAGATACGGGACCTGGAATCCCTGAAGAAGTAAGAGAAGAGATTTTTGAACCCTATTACAGCACAAAGGGAGCTAAGGGGACAGGCTTAGGTTTATGTATTGTTAAAGAAATAGTGGAAGAGCATAATGGCATAGTAGAGATTGAAAGCGGGTCAGGCTGCGGCACCATATTTAAGCTTTATTTTGATGGTATCTTAAGAAGCACAAAGTCTAATAATGTGGTTAAAGCAGAGATGAGCATAGATGTAGAAAAGGAACTAAAAGTTCTTGTGATAGATGATATTTCGCAAGTAGGAGATACTATAGTTAGGATGCTTTCTACTTTAAAAGTAGATGCAGACTTAGAAATTACAAGCTCAGATGTAATGGCTAGACTACTTCAAAAAAAATATGATATAATTATATGTGATTTAGCAATGCCAGATCCAAATGGTATAGGATTAAGCAAGAAAGTTAAAGCTCAATACCCAGATGTTAAATTTATTATTATAACTGGCTGGCCTAGTGAATTAATGAGCAAAAACTACGAAAGCGTAGACTATGTATTGACTAAGCCTTGCACCTTAGAGGATTTGGCTAAAGCAATCAAGAGTGTTACATAA
- a CDS encoding Tex family protein, whose translation MDIILRLVEEFKLKKFQVENTVGLIDEGNTIPFIARYRKEQTGELSDVVLRDLYERLTYLRNLENRQMEVIRLIEEQGNLTEELKKEILASETLQRIEDLYRPYRPKRRTRATIAKEKGLEPLANVILSQEINSGNLEDIGEPYIDEEKGVTTVEEAYQGAMDIIAEIVSDNAEFRELIRNIVFDKGILVTNAVDKETKSVYEMYYDYKEPVKAVANHRVLAINRGEKEKFLRVKVDSPDDNIIDILKSKVVVNYKAITTPYLLSSIEDGYKRLIFPSIEREIRNTLTERAEEQAIKVFGQNLKPLLMQAPVKGKVVMGFDPAFRTGCKIAVVDETGKLLDHTTVYPTEPQNKVEEAKKELTELIKKHSVDIIAIGNGTASRESEMIVADMLKDLNKKVYYTIVSEAGASVYSASKIANEEYPDINVSIRGAISIGKRLQDPLAELVKIDPKSVGVGQYQHDINQGKLDETLRGVVEDCVNNVGVDLNTASVSLLSYVSGISAGVAKNIVKHREEIGKFNDRKELLKIKRLGEATFVQCAGFLRISNGDNPLDNTGVHPESYEVALKLINKLGFSEEDIKAGKLKEIDSIVNEKNIVEFAKELQIGVPTLRDIFKELKKPGRDPREEMPKPVFRTDVLKMEDLKPDMILTGTVRNVVDFGAFVDIGVKQDGLVHISHLSNKFVKNPMDVVSVGDIVNVKILDVDIEKGRIGLSMKEA comes from the coding sequence TTGGACATAATATTAAGACTTGTGGAAGAGTTTAAGCTAAAAAAGTTTCAGGTTGAGAATACAGTTGGCCTTATTGATGAAGGAAATACTATACCCTTTATCGCAAGATATAGAAAAGAACAAACAGGAGAATTAAGCGATGTAGTTTTGAGAGACTTGTATGAAAGGCTCACATATTTAAGAAATCTTGAAAATAGACAAATGGAAGTCATTAGACTAATAGAAGAGCAAGGAAATCTAACAGAAGAGTTAAAGAAAGAAATACTAGCCTCAGAAACACTTCAAAGAATAGAGGATTTGTATAGACCTTATAGACCTAAGAGGAGAACTCGAGCTACAATAGCTAAAGAAAAAGGTCTAGAGCCTTTAGCAAATGTAATATTATCTCAAGAGATAAATAGTGGAAATCTAGAAGACATAGGGGAACCTTATATAGACGAAGAAAAAGGAGTAACTACAGTAGAAGAAGCTTATCAAGGAGCCATGGATATAATTGCAGAGATAGTATCTGATAATGCAGAGTTTCGAGAGCTAATAAGAAATATAGTCTTTGATAAAGGCATATTAGTAACTAATGCAGTGGACAAAGAAACAAAATCAGTATATGAAATGTATTATGACTATAAGGAACCAGTAAAAGCAGTAGCAAATCATAGAGTGTTGGCTATAAACAGAGGAGAAAAGGAGAAGTTCTTAAGAGTAAAGGTAGATAGTCCAGATGATAATATAATAGATATTTTAAAATCTAAAGTAGTAGTTAATTATAAAGCCATAACAACTCCATACTTGTTATCTAGTATTGAAGATGGGTATAAAAGACTTATATTCCCTTCCATAGAACGAGAAATTAGAAATACCCTTACAGAAAGGGCAGAAGAACAAGCTATAAAGGTATTTGGACAAAATCTAAAGCCACTACTAATGCAGGCGCCAGTAAAGGGAAAGGTAGTTATGGGATTTGACCCTGCCTTTAGAACAGGATGCAAGATTGCAGTAGTAGACGAGACAGGAAAGCTTCTTGACCATACTACTGTTTATCCAACTGAGCCTCAAAACAAGGTAGAAGAAGCTAAAAAAGAATTAACAGAACTTATTAAAAAACATAGTGTAGACATTATTGCTATAGGAAATGGAACTGCTTCTAGAGAATCTGAAATGATAGTTGCAGATATGCTAAAGGATTTAAACAAAAAAGTATATTATACTATAGTAAGTGAAGCAGGAGCTTCAGTATACTCAGCTTCTAAGATAGCAAATGAAGAATACCCAGATATAAATGTTTCCATAAGAGGTGCTATATCTATAGGAAAAAGACTTCAGGACCCGTTGGCTGAGTTAGTAAAAATAGACCCTAAAAGCGTTGGAGTAGGTCAATATCAACACGATATAAACCAAGGAAAGCTAGACGAGACCCTTAGAGGGGTTGTAGAAGACTGTGTAAACAATGTGGGAGTAGATTTAAACACTGCTTCTGTTTCGTTACTTAGCTATGTTTCAGGTATATCAGCAGGTGTAGCAAAAAATATAGTAAAGCATAGAGAAGAAATAGGAAAGTTCAACGATAGAAAAGAGCTTTTAAAGATAAAAAGACTGGGAGAGGCAACCTTTGTTCAATGTGCAGGCTTTTTAAGAATATCTAATGGAGATAATCCTTTAGATAATACCGGAGTTCACCCTGAATCCTATGAGGTAGCCTTAAAGCTTATTAATAAGCTAGGTTTTTCTGAAGAGGACATTAAAGCAGGTAAGCTTAAGGAAATAGACTCTATTGTAAATGAAAAAAATATAGTAGAATTTGCCAAGGAGCTCCAAATAGGAGTACCAACCTTAAGAGATATTTTTAAAGAGCTTAAGAAGCCAGGCAGGGACCCTAGAGAAGAAATGCCAAAGCCAGTTTTCAGAACGGATGTATTGAAAATGGAAGATTTAAAACCAGATATGATACTTACAGGTACTGTAAGGAATGTAGTTGATTTTGGAGCATTTGTAGATATAGGAGTAAAACAGGACGGCTTAGTGCATATTTCTCATTTGTCTAATAAATTTGTTAAAAACCCAATGGACGTAGTGTCTGTAGGAGACATAGTAAATGTAAAAATACTAGATGTAGATATTGAAAAGGGTAGAATAGGACTTAGTATGAAAGAAGCATAG
- a CDS encoding amidohydrolase produces the protein MILIKNAKIYTMGLEGIIENGSILIENGKIKEVGNDIVAPLDAEVIDAEGRLVTPGFIDAHCHLGMWEDGIGFEGSDGNEMVDPVTPHLRAIDGINPMDVTFKEAYEGGITCVATGPGSANVVGGQFAAIKTYGNRVDDMIVKEPLAMKIAFGENPKRVYDAQKKSPSTRMATAAILRDTLMKTKEYIENLEQSKENPVLAPKYDMKMEAMIKVIKKEIPLKAHAHRADDIFTAIRIAKEFDVDITLEHCTEGHLIADQLAAEGKCAIVGPSLSDRSKFELRNLTFETPAILHNAGVKVAIMTDSPVIPLQYLPLCAGLAVKAGLDEMEAFKSITINPAEILGIQDRVGSIEVGKDADIVIFDGNPLTDVGCKTFATFIDGQRVK, from the coding sequence ATGATTTTAATTAAAAATGCAAAAATTTATACTATGGGCTTGGAAGGAATCATTGAAAATGGAAGTATATTAATCGAAAATGGAAAGATAAAAGAAGTTGGCAACGATATAGTTGCTCCGCTTGATGCTGAAGTAATAGATGCAGAGGGAAGACTGGTAACACCAGGCTTTATAGATGCTCACTGCCACCTTGGAATGTGGGAAGATGGAATAGGCTTTGAGGGCAGTGATGGAAATGAGATGGTTGACCCAGTTACTCCACATTTAAGAGCTATAGACGGTATTAATCCAATGGATGTTACATTTAAGGAAGCATATGAAGGTGGGATTACCTGTGTAGCTACTGGACCTGGTAGTGCAAATGTAGTAGGAGGACAATTTGCAGCTATTAAAACCTATGGTAATAGAGTAGACGATATGATAGTAAAAGAGCCTTTAGCTATGAAGATTGCATTTGGTGAAAACCCAAAAAGAGTTTATGATGCACAAAAAAAATCACCGTCTACAAGAATGGCTACTGCAGCAATTCTTAGAGATACTTTGATGAAGACAAAAGAATATATTGAAAATCTTGAGCAATCAAAGGAAAATCCTGTACTAGCTCCTAAATATGATATGAAAATGGAGGCTATGATCAAGGTTATAAAGAAAGAAATTCCTCTAAAGGCACATGCACACAGAGCAGATGATATTTTTACTGCCATAAGAATAGCAAAGGAATTTGATGTAGATATAACTCTTGAGCATTGTACAGAAGGACATTTAATAGCAGACCAGCTCGCAGCAGAAGGTAAATGTGCTATAGTAGGACCTTCGCTTTCAGATAGATCTAAGTTTGAGCTTAGAAATCTTACCTTTGAAACTCCTGCTATTTTGCATAATGCTGGAGTTAAAGTAGCTATTATGACAGACTCTCCTGTGATACCACTTCAATATTTACCACTATGTGCTGGATTAGCAGTAAAAGCAGGATTAGATGAGATGGAAGCATTTAAGTCTATTACTATAAACCCTGCAGAAATACTAGGAATACAGGACAGAGTAGGAAGCATTGAAGTAGGGAAGGATGCAGATATAGTAATATTTGATGGTAATCCACTAACAGATGTAGGCTGTAAGACCTTTGCAACTTTTATAGATGGACAGAGAGTAAAGTAA